A window of the Pongo abelii isolate AG06213 chromosome 10, NHGRI_mPonAbe1-v2.0_pri, whole genome shotgun sequence genome harbors these coding sequences:
- the LOC100432306 gene encoding calcium release-activated calcium channel protein 1, whose amino-acid sequence MHPEPAPPPSRSSPELPPSGGSTTSGSRRSRRRSGDGEPPGAPPPPPPAVTYPDWIGQSYSEVMSLNEHSMQALSWRKLYLSRAKLKASSRTSALLSGFAMVAMVEVQLDADHDYPPGLLIAFSACTTVLVAVHLFALMISTCILPNIEAVSNVHNLNSVKESPHERMHRHIELAWAFSTVIGTLLFLAEVVLLCWVKFLPLKKQPGQPRPTSKPPTGGTAANVSTSGITPGQAAAIASTTIMVPFGLIFIVFAVHFYRSLVSHKTDRQFQELNELAEFARLQDQLDHRGDHPLTPGSHYA is encoded by the exons ATGCATCCGGAGCCCGCCCCGCCCCCGAGCCGCAGCAGCCCCGAGCTTCCCCCAAGCGGCGGTAGCACCACCAGCGGCAGCCGCCGGAGCCGCCGCCGCAGCGGGGACGGGGAGCCCCCGGgggccccgccgccgccgccgcccgccgtCACCTACCCGGACTGGATCGGCCAGAGTTACTCCGAGGTGATGAGCCTCAACGAGCACTCCATGCAGGCGCTGTCCTGGCGCAAGCTCTACTTGAGCCGCGCCAAGCTCAAAGCCTCCAGCCGGACCTCGGCTCTGCTCTCCGGCTTCGCCATG GTGGCGATGGTGGAGGTGCAGCTGGACGCTGACCACGACTACCCGCCGGGGCTGCTCATCGCCTTCAGCGCCTGCACCACAGTGCTGGTGGCTGTGCACCTGTTTGCGCTCATGATCAGCACCTGCATCCTGCCCAACATCGAGGCGGTGAGCAACGTGCACAATCTCAACTCGGTCAAGGAGTCCCCCCACGAGCGCATGCACCGCCACATCGAGCTGGCCTGGGCCTTCTCCACCGTCATCGGCACGCTGCTCTTCCTGGCCGAGGTCGTCCTGCTCTGCTGGGTCAAGTTCTTGCCCCTCaagaagcagccaggccagcCAAGGCCCACCAGCAAGCCCCCCACCGGTGGCACAGCAGCCAACGTCAGCACCAGCGGCATCACCCCGGGCCAGGCAGCCGCCATCGCCTCGACCACCATCATGGTGCCCTTCGGCCTGATCTTTATCGTCTTTGCCGTCCACTTCTACCGCTCACTGGTCAGCCATAAGACGGACCGACAGTTCCAGGAGCTCAACGAGCTGGCGGAGTTTGCCCGTTTACAGGACCAGCTGGACCACAGAGGGGACCACCCCCTGACGCCCGGCAGCCACTATGCCTAG